Part of the Cellulomonas hominis genome, GGATCACCCTGGACGGCGTCGACACCCGGGCCACGACGCGGGACGCGCTGCGCTCGCAGGTCGGCATGGTGCTCCAGGACACCTGGCTGTTCGGCGGCACCATCCGCGAGAACATCGCCTACGGCGCCCCGGACGTGCCCGAGGAGCGGCTGGTCGAGGCGGCGGTGGCGACGCACGTCGACCAGTTCGTGCGGTCGCTGCCCGACGGGTACGACACCGTGATCGACGACGAGGCCGCGAACGTGTCGGCGGGGGAGAAGCAGCTGCTGACCATCGCCCGCGCGTTCCTGGCCGACCCCGCGATCCTCGTGCTGGACGAGGCGACGTCCTCGGTCGACACCCGCACCGAGGTGCTGGTGCAGCAGGCGATGAACGCGCTGCGGTCCGGGCGGACGTCGTTCGTCATCGCGCACCGGCTGTCGACCATCCGGGACGCGGACGTGATCCTCGTGATGGAGCACGGCTCGATCGTCGAGCAGGGCTCGCACGACGAGCTGCTGGCCGCGGGCGGCGCCTACGCGCGCCTGTACGCGAGCCAGTTCGCCGCCGCGGTCGCCGTCGACGACTGAGGCGCTCCACGGGACGGCAGCACCCGGGACCCCGGCACGACCGCGATCCCCGGGTGCTGCCGTCTCGTCGCGCGCGGGCGGGGCGGGCAGCCGGCCGGGCGGGGCGGAGGGCCCGCGGGACGCGCGCGGCGGGACAGTAGGGTTCCGCTCGTGACGACGCGCACCGTGGCGGACCCGCCGCGGCTCCACCGGGACCGGTTCACCCTCACGCTGTACGGCGGTTTCGTCATGTGGGGGTGGCTGCTGTACTCGTTCAACCCGAGCGTGCCCCTGCTGGCGCGCGAGCTCGGCGTGTCCAACGCCCAGGCCGGGCTGCACGGCACGGCGATGGCCGTCGGGGCGATCCTGGCGGCGGCCGTGACGCCCCGGGTCGTGCGGCGGCTGGGACGCCGGGCGGCGGTCGTGGGCGCCGGGGCCGTGCTGGCCGTCGGCACCGCGCTGCTGACCACCGGGACGGCCCTGGGCGTCACGCTCGGCGGGGTGGTGGTCATCGCGCTCGGCGGCAACGTCATGATCAGCGCCGCCCAGGCCGCGCTGGCCGACCACCACGGGCCCGCGGCGTCCGCGGCCGTGACCGAGGCGAACGGCGTCGGGTCGGGCATCGGCCTGGTCGGGCCGCTCGCGGTCGGCGCGTGCGTCGCGGCGGGCTGGGGCTGGCGGCCGGCCGTCGCGGTCACCGCGGTGCTCGCCGTGGGCACCGCGGTGCTGGTCCGCCGGCTGCCGGGGGACGGGGCGCTCGGCCGCGGCCTGCGTGCCGCCGACCCCGGGACGCACGTCCCCGCGGCGGTGCCCGCGGTGCGCGCCTCCCGGTGGTTCCTCGTGACCATCGTGGCCGCCATCGCGGTCGAGAACGCCACGACGTACTGGGCGACCGACCTGGTCCGGGAGCGCACCGGTGCCGGCGCGGGGATCGCGACCGCGACGACCGCCGGGCTGGTCGCGGGGATGACGCTCATCCGGTTCGTCGTCGGCCCGCTGTCGCTGCGGGTGTCCCCGGCGCGGCTGCTGGCCGCCGCGTTCGGCGTGGCGGTCGCGGGCTGGGCGGTGCTCTGGACGGCGACGTCCGCGCCGGTCGCGCTCGCGGGGCTGTTCCTCGCCGGGCTCGGGTACGGGGCGCACTACCCGCTCGGCATCTCCCTGCTGCTCGGGGCCTCCGGCGGGCGGACCGACGCGGCCCAGGCCCGGGCGACCGTCGCGGGCGGGCTGGCGATCGGCATCGCGCCGTTCGTGCTCGGGGCGCTCGCGGACGTGGTCGGGTCGCACACCGCGTTCGTCGTGGTGCCGGTGGTCGCCGTCGCCGGGGGTGTCGCGGCGCTCGCCGGGGCGCGGGCGTGGCAGCGGGAGCGGCCGGCGGTGCCGGTCCCGGCCTGACGCCCCGCCCCGGCGGGCCCCGCGACCCTCCTGCGAGGCTCCTGCGAGGCCCCGGGTGCCCACTGGAGGTCCGCCGCCGGCACGAGGCCGGGCGGCCCGACCTCCCGAGGGGGAGCGCATGTCCAGCACCAGCCCGACCGACCTGTTCGAGCCCGTCGGCGCGAGCACCGCGGAGGTCGCCGCGCGCGTCCTCGCCGCCAGCCTGGGGGCGCAGGAGCTCGCCGCCGTGCACGCCGGGGAGCGGCTCGGCTGGTACCGGGCGCTCGCGCAGCACGGACCCTGCACCCCCGACGAGCTCGCCGGCCGCACCGGCACCCACCCGCGGTACGTCCGGGAGTGGCTGGAGCACCAGGCGTCCTGCGGCTACGTCGCCGCCGAGGACGGGGCGTTCCGGCTCACCGCGGGCGCGGCGGAGGTGCTGTCCGACGCCGACTCCGCCGACTACCTGGCCCCGCTCGGCCGGATGCACGCCGCGAGCCAGCGGGTCGTCGACGACCTGCACGCGGCGTACCGGTCCGGCGGCGGCGTGTCCTGGGACCGGCTGGGCGCGGACGCCCGGGAGGCGCAGGCCGCGCTGAACCGGCCGTTCTTCCTGCACGGGCTGGCGGACCTGGTCGCGGGCGCGCTGCCCGGGCTCGACGCGCGGCTGCGGTCCGGGGCGCGGCTCGCGGACATCGGCTGCGGGGAGGGCTGGTCGTCGGTCGGGCTGGCGCTGGCGTACGGGGACCTCGAGGTCGTCGGGATCGACCTGGACGCCCCGTCGGTCGCTGCGGCCCGGCGGCACGCGGCGGTGCTCGGGGTGGAGGACCGGGTGCGGTTCGTCGCGTCGGACGCCGCCGCGGTGCGGGACACGGGGTTCGACGTGGTCACGGCGTTCGAGTGCGTGCACGACATGGCGGACCCGGTCGCGGTGCTCGCGGCAGCTCGGTCGCTGGTGGCGCCGGACGGCTGGGTCGTGGTCGCCGACGAGCGGGTCGCGGAGGAGTTCACCGCCCCGGCCGGGCCGATGGACCGGTGGTTCTACGGCTTCTCGCTGACGGTGTGCCTGCCGGACGGCCTGTCGCACGAGCCCAGCGTGGGCACCGGCACGGTGATGCGGCCCGCGACCCTGGACCGGTACGCCCGCGCGGCCGGGTTCTCAGGGGTGCAGGTGCTTCCGGTCGAGCACGACCTCTTCCGGTTCTACCGCCTGCTCGTGTGACGCGGCCGCGAGCCGCGCGACGGCCGACGCGAGGTCGGTGGACCGGCCCTCGACGGTGCACGCGGCGAGCCGGGCCGCGCCGAGGCGGTCCGCGAGCGCGGCGCGGGCGTCCGCGAGCGCGTCCGCCTCGACGCCGTAGGGCGCGGGGAGCTGCCGGGCGGTGACCGTGCCGAGCAGCCGGGCGGCCTCGGCGGGCCGGTCCAGCCGGACCAGGAGGGGGACGGCGTTGCGGAGCGCCGTGAGCAGGTGGGTGCGGTCGCCGGTCGGCGCCCACGTCCGGGCGAGGTCGAGCAGCTCCTCCAGGGCGCCGGCCGGGTCCGGGCGGCGGGCGACGGCGGCGACGGTCGCGGCGCGGGCCACGCCGGACAGGTAGCGGTTCCCGACGCGGTCGGCGAGGTCCCGGGCCTCGCCGAGCGCCGCGAGCGCGCCGTCCGGGTCGGTGCGGGCCAGCACCTCACCGGTGGTGAACGCCAGCCAGCCGCGGTCGCTGGGGGCGGACTGCACCGCGTGCGAGAGCGTGGCCAGGGCGGTGCGGGCGGTGGTCGGGCGGTCCCGGTACGCGGCGACGAGCGCGGGGTAGGTCAGGCCGATGACGCGGTAGTGCGGGTCCCCGGCGTGCTGCGCCTCCGCGGCGATCCGGGCGCCGTGCGCGACGGCCTCGTCGGTGCGGCCCTCGAAGAGCGCGAGGTCGGCGAGCACCTCCAGGGCGTGCAGCCGGTCGGCGGGGTCGCTCGCCGCCCCGAGCGCGGCCTCCGCGCGGCGGCCCGCGGCGGCGCGGTGGCCCTGCAGCAGCGCGCGGGCGGCGAGCGCGGCCAGCACGGCGGGGGCGTCCTCGCGGCCGGGCACGGGCCAGGCGAGGACGTCGGTGCGCAGCCCGTCGACGGCGTGCAGGTGCAGGGTGCGCGTCAGCCGGACGGCGAGGTCCGGGTCGTGCGTGGCGGACCAGGCGTGCGCGAGGCGCAGGTCCGGCAGGAGGGCGGACAGGCGGACCCGGGCGTCGGGCTCGGCTGCCCCGCGCAGGGCCCGGTCGGCGTCGCGGGCGACGTCGAGCAGCACGGCGGCGTGCCGCGCGCGGACGGGCTCCGCCGGGGGGCCGACGACGGCGCGCACCGTCTGCAGCATCCGGTACCGGGTCCGCCCGTCCAGGTCGTCCCGGACCAGGAGGGACGCGGCGGCGAGGTCCTCGGCGGTCGTCGGGGGCACGTCGAGCACCCGGGCCGCGAGCTCCGGCGGGCAGGCGGTCGCGAACACCGGCCAGCCGTCGAGGGCGCGTCGCGCGGAGTCGCCGAGGAGCTCCCGGGACCAGGCGACGAGCGCGGCGAGCGAGCGGTGCCGGGGCGGGGCGTCGCGGCGCGGCCAGACCAGCGCGTCCAGCCGGGCCTCGAGCACGTCGGCGAGGTCGGCGACGCTGAGCGTCGCGGTGCGCGCGGCGGCCATCTCCACGGCGAGCGGCAGTCCGTCGAGCCGGTCGACCACCCGGGCCACCGCGTCCGCGGCGCCGGCGGGCGGCTCGTGGCCGGACGCCGCGCGGGCGCGGTCCCGGAACAGCCGCGCCCCGGCGCCGGCGGCGAGCGGCTCCACGGGGACCACGTGCTCGCCGGCGACGTGCAGGGGAGTGCGGCTGGTGGCGACCACCCGCAGCGGGCCCGGCGCGGCGAGCAGCAGGTCGACGCACTCGGCCACCGCCGCGGACAGGTGCTCGCAGTTGTCCAGCACGAGCAGCAGGTCCTTGCGGGCCGCCCGCGCGAGCGCCTGCGCCGGGGCGTCCTCGGGGTCGGAGGACAGGGCACCGGCGACGGCGGTCGGCACCGCCGCGGGGTCCCGGACGGCGCCGAGCTCGACGAACCGCGCGGGCCTCCCGTCCCGGGCCGCCGCCTCCAGCGCGAGCCGGGTCTTGCCGACTCCGCCGGGACCGACGAGGGCGACCAGCGCCGTCGACGGCAGCAGCCCGAGCACGGCGGCGACCGCGTCCTCCCGGCCGACGAACGAGGTGCGCACCCGCGGGAACGGCGGGCCGTCCAGCACCACCTGCCCGTCCGCGCCGGCTGCCGCCGGGGGCCCGCGCCGCACGCGCTCCCGGGCCGGTGCCCCCGCCGCCGCCGGGCGCCGGGGCCGGCCCGCCGCGAGCGCCGCGGCGTGCGCGGACTGCAGGTCCTGCGACGGGAGCAGCCCGATCTCGTCGAGCGCCGCCGCGGCCCGCAGGTACGCCAGCACCGCCTCGCCCGGCCTGCCCTCCGCGGTGCGCGCCCGCACGAGCAGCGCCCACGCGCCCTCCCGGTACGGGTCGCCGTCCAGGGCGCGCTCCGCGGCCTCCGCCGCCCGGCCGGGCTCCGCCGCGAGCAGCGCCCGGGCGAGCGCCTCGTGCGCGGTGCGGCGCGCGGCGTCCAGGCGCTCGGCCTCCGCCTGCACCTCCGGCAGGTCGGCCTCCGAGCCGAACGCCGGCCCGCGCCACAGCGCGAGGGCGTCGGTGAGCACGGTCGCGGCCTCCTGCGCTGCCCGCGCCGCCTCGCGCACCGCGCGGTCGAACCGGTCGGCGTCCAGGTCCTGCGGGTCGAGGCGGTACCCGCCGGGCACGGCCCGCAGGTCCGGCCCGACCAGGGCCCGCACCCGGGACGCGTGCGAGTGCAGGGTGTGCTCGGCGCTCGGCGGCGGGCCCTCCGGCCACAGCGCCGCGATGAGCCGCTCCCGCGGGACGAGCGCGCCCCGGTGCGCCAGCAGCACGGCCAGCAGGGCGCGCTGACGGCTGCCGCGAACGGGTTCCGCCCCCTCCGCGGTCACGAGCTCCACGGGACCCAGGACCCCGTACCGCATGGGGCCGATGGTAGGGGCGCGGGCGCCGCGGCGGCAGGGGGTACTACCCGCGGGGTACCGTGCCAGGGCCGACCGCCGACCTGGGAGGGACCCGCCGCATGGCCCACGACGCACCCGCCGCCGCACCCGCCGCCGCACCCGACGCGACCCGCGCGCTGCGCGTGCTCGACGCCGCCGACCCGCGCGACGCCCACTGGCGGGACCTGTACCGCGACCTGCACGCGCACCCCGAGCTGTCCGGCCGGGAGCACCGCACGGCCGCCGCGCTCGCGGCGGAGCTGCGCGCGTCCGGGCTCGAGGTCACCGAGGGCGTCGGCGGCACGGGCGTGGTCGGGCTCCTGCGCAACGGGGACGGCCCGGTCGTCATGCTGCGCGCCGACATGGACGGGCTGCCGGTGCACGAGGAGACCGGCCTGCCGTACGCGAGCCGGCACACCGACGTGAACCCGGCGGGGGAGACCGTCTTCACGATGCACGCCTGCGGGCACGACATGCACGTGACGGCGCTCGCGGCGGCCGTCGACGCGCTGGCCGGCGCCCGGGACGCCTGGCGCGGCACCCTGCTCGTGGTCGGCCAGCCCGCCGAGGAGACCGCGGCGGGTGCGCGGGCGATGCTCGAGGACGGTCTGTTCACGCGGTTCCCGAAGCCCGACGTCGCGCTCGGCCAGCACGTCGGGCCGCTGCCGGCCGGGGTCGCGAACCACTCCCGGGAGCTGCTCATGGCGGCCGCCTGCACCCTCGACGTGACGATCCACGGGCGAGGTGGCCACGGCTCCCGTCCGCACGTGACGGTGGACCCGGTCCTGACCGCGGCCTACGCCGTCACCCGGCTGCAGGCCATCGTGTCCCGGGAGACCTCCCCGGAGGACCCGGTCGTGGTCACGGTCGGCACGTTCCACGCCGGCACGAAGTCGAACATCATCCCGGACACCGCGACGTTCACGGTGAACCTGCGCGCCCGGTCCGACGCGTCGATGGAGCGCGCGGTGGCCGCCGTCCGCCGGGTCGTCGAGGCCGAGTCCGCCGCCGCGGGCTGCCCGCAGCCGCCGACGATCGGGATGCGGGAGAACCCGCCGGCGACGGTGAACACCGCCGCCGTGGTCGACCGGGTCATGGCGGCGCAGCGCGCGGTCATGCCCGAGGGCGCCGTCCGCCTGGCCGAGCCGCTCATGGGCTCGGAGGACTTCTCCGAGTACGGGCTGCCGAAGGGCCGGTACGACGGCGACCCCGTGCCGTACGCGTTCTGGTTCTGGGGCGGCATGGACCCCGCGCTGTTCCCCGAGGGCTACGCGGCCGGGTTCTCGCCCGCCGTGCCCGGGAACCACACCGCGCAGTTCGCCCCGCTGGACGAGCCGACCATCGCCGCGGGCCGCCGCCTGCTGGTGGCCGCCGCGCTCGAGTTCCTCGCCTGACGTGCCCGCCCTCGACCTCGTCCACCTGACCGACCCGGCCGACGAGCGGCTCGCCGACTACGTCGCCCTGACCGACGTCGCGCTGCGCTCGCGGCACGAGCCGGCCAAGGGCCTGTACATCGCGGAGAGCTCGACGGTGCTCGGCCGGGCGCTCGCCGCGGGCCACCGGCCCCGGTCCGTGCTCGTGTCCCCGCGCTGGCTGCCGGACCTGGAGGCGATGCTGACCTCCCGCGACCCCGGCGACCCGCCCGTGCGGGTGTACGTCGCGGAGCCGGCGGTGCTGGAGGCGATCACCGGCTTCCACGTGCACCGCGGCGCGCTGGCCGCCATGCACCGCCCGCCGCTGCCGCCGGTCGCCGAGGTGCTGGCCGGCGCCCGCCGGGTGGCCGTGCTGGAGGACGTGGTCGACCACACGAACGTCGGCGCTTATCTCCCGATAAGTCAGCAACCTCCGAGCCGGGTCGTCGTCTTCGAGGACCTCGTCGACCATACCAACCTAGGTGCCGGGATCCGCGCCTGTGCAGCGCTGAACGCGGACGCCTTCCTCGTGACCCCCAGGTGCGCCGACCCGCTCTACAGGCGGTCGGTCAGGGTCTCCATGGGGACCGTGTTCCAGGTGCCCTGGACGCGCATTGACTCCTGGCCCCAGGGCGGCATGGACGAGCTCAAGGCCGCCGGGTACACGGTCGCGGCCCTCGCCTTGTCGGCGAGCGCCGTGAGTCTCGACGACTTCGAGCAGGACCTCCCCGACCGCCTGGCCCTCGTCGTAGGCACCGAAGGGCACGGGCTGAAGCCCGAGACGCTCGAGCATGCCGACGTCACCGTCAAGATCCCCATGGGCGGAGGAGTGGACTCCCTCAACGTCGCATCCGCACTCGCCGTCGCGCTCTGGGGGACACGCATCCGCACCCGCTGAAGGTCGGCGCCCGGCCGGGCGAGCCGCCGCCGCACATGTACTCGGGGTGAGCACCCCGACCGCGACCCTGTCCGGCACCCGCCGCCGGCCCGTTCTGGTGCTCACCTTCCCGCGGTACGCGCCCGTGCCCGTCGCCGTGAAGTTCCCGACCTACCCCGCGCCCAAGGTCTCGCGGCCCGGGAAGACCAAGGTGCACCGGGGACGACCCAAGACACTGACCGACTGGCTGCTCAAGCTGCCCGGTCGCCACTTCGACAAGCCGACCGGGTCGTGGATCGTGCACAACCCGGGGCCCGACGCAGACCGGGTGCTGTCCGAGCTCGGGTTCCAGCTCGACCTGTCCCACGGCGCCCGCG contains:
- a CDS encoding MFS transporter → MTTRTVADPPRLHRDRFTLTLYGGFVMWGWLLYSFNPSVPLLARELGVSNAQAGLHGTAMAVGAILAAAVTPRVVRRLGRRAAVVGAGAVLAVGTALLTTGTALGVTLGGVVVIALGGNVMISAAQAALADHHGPAASAAVTEANGVGSGIGLVGPLAVGACVAAGWGWRPAVAVTAVLAVGTAVLVRRLPGDGALGRGLRAADPGTHVPAAVPAVRASRWFLVTIVAAIAVENATTYWATDLVRERTGAGAGIATATTAGLVAGMTLIRFVVGPLSLRVSPARLLAAAFGVAVAGWAVLWTATSAPVALAGLFLAGLGYGAHYPLGISLLLGASGGRTDAAQARATVAGGLAIGIAPFVLGALADVVGSHTAFVVVPVVAVAGGVAALAGARAWQRERPAVPVPA
- a CDS encoding class I SAM-dependent methyltransferase, which gives rise to MSSTSPTDLFEPVGASTAEVAARVLAASLGAQELAAVHAGERLGWYRALAQHGPCTPDELAGRTGTHPRYVREWLEHQASCGYVAAEDGAFRLTAGAAEVLSDADSADYLAPLGRMHAASQRVVDDLHAAYRSGGGVSWDRLGADAREAQAALNRPFFLHGLADLVAGALPGLDARLRSGARLADIGCGEGWSSVGLALAYGDLEVVGIDLDAPSVAAARRHAAVLGVEDRVRFVASDAAAVRDTGFDVVTAFECVHDMADPVAVLAAARSLVAPDGWVVVADERVAEEFTAPAGPMDRWFYGFSLTVCLPDGLSHEPSVGTGTVMRPATLDRYARAAGFSGVQVLPVEHDLFRFYRLLV
- a CDS encoding AfsR/SARP family transcriptional regulator; its protein translation is MRYGVLGPVELVTAEGAEPVRGSRQRALLAVLLAHRGALVPRERLIAALWPEGPPPSAEHTLHSHASRVRALVGPDLRAVPGGYRLDPQDLDADRFDRAVREAARAAQEAATVLTDALALWRGPAFGSEADLPEVQAEAERLDAARRTAHEALARALLAAEPGRAAEAAERALDGDPYREGAWALLVRARTAEGRPGEAVLAYLRAAAALDEIGLLPSQDLQSAHAAALAAGRPRRPAAAGAPARERVRRGPPAAAGADGQVVLDGPPFPRVRTSFVGREDAVAAVLGLLPSTALVALVGPGGVGKTRLALEAAARDGRPARFVELGAVRDPAAVPTAVAGALSSDPEDAPAQALARAARKDLLLVLDNCEHLSAAVAECVDLLLAAPGPLRVVATSRTPLHVAGEHVVPVEPLAAGAGARLFRDRARAASGHEPPAGAADAVARVVDRLDGLPLAVEMAAARTATLSVADLADVLEARLDALVWPRRDAPPRHRSLAALVAWSRELLGDSARRALDGWPVFATACPPELAARVLDVPPTTAEDLAAASLLVRDDLDGRTRYRMLQTVRAVVGPPAEPVRARHAAVLLDVARDADRALRGAAEPDARVRLSALLPDLRLAHAWSATHDPDLAVRLTRTLHLHAVDGLRTDVLAWPVPGREDAPAVLAALAARALLQGHRAAAGRRAEAALGAASDPADRLHALEVLADLALFEGRTDEAVAHGARIAAEAQHAGDPHYRVIGLTYPALVAAYRDRPTTARTALATLSHAVQSAPSDRGWLAFTTGEVLARTDPDGALAALGEARDLADRVGNRYLSGVARAATVAAVARRPDPAGALEELLDLARTWAPTGDRTHLLTALRNAVPLLVRLDRPAEAARLLGTVTARQLPAPYGVEADALADARAALADRLGAARLAACTVEGRSTDLASAVARLAAASHEQAVEPEEVVLDRKHLHP
- a CDS encoding amidohydrolase; its protein translation is MAHDAPAAAPAAAPDATRALRVLDAADPRDAHWRDLYRDLHAHPELSGREHRTAAALAAELRASGLEVTEGVGGTGVVGLLRNGDGPVVMLRADMDGLPVHEETGLPYASRHTDVNPAGETVFTMHACGHDMHVTALAAAVDALAGARDAWRGTLLVVGQPAEETAAGARAMLEDGLFTRFPKPDVALGQHVGPLPAGVANHSRELLMAAACTLDVTIHGRGGHGSRPHVTVDPVLTAAYAVTRLQAIVSRETSPEDPVVVTVGTFHAGTKSNIIPDTATFTVNLRARSDASMERAVAAVRRVVEAESAAAGCPQPPTIGMRENPPATVNTAAVVDRVMAAQRAVMPEGAVRLAEPLMGSEDFSEYGLPKGRYDGDPVPYAFWFWGGMDPALFPEGYAAGFSPAVPGNHTAQFAPLDEPTIAAGRRLLVAAALEFLA
- a CDS encoding TrmH family RNA methyltransferase, with the protein product MPALDLVHLTDPADERLADYVALTDVALRSRHEPAKGLYIAESSTVLGRALAAGHRPRSVLVSPRWLPDLEAMLTSRDPGDPPVRVYVAEPAVLEAITGFHVHRGALAAMHRPPLPPVAEVLAGARRVAVLEDVVDHTNVGAYLPISQQPPSRVVVFEDLVDHTNLGAGIRACAALNADAFLVTPRCADPLYRRSVRVSMGTVFQVPWTRIDSWPQGGMDELKAAGYTVAALALSASAVSLDDFEQDLPDRLALVVGTEGHGLKPETLEHADVTVKIPMGGGVDSLNVASALAVALWGTRIRTR